ATGAAAAAAGATTGCAGATTCAATACAAAGTGCACTTAAcccattatttattagtaaggtCTTGGAACCATAGCTAGAGGAGAATTATCAACCGACTAATACAAAAAGGGTTTCTCTATTCggctgtatgttttttttgtttatttgttacacgATTACTCTTCCAATTATATACAGATTTGAAAGAAGGAaaccgtatttttttatttcactacaagttagcgtttgactgcaatctcacctggtacgtgatgatgcagtctaagatggtagcgggctaacctgtcagggagtatggtagccatatccctaatcgattctacgcgacatcgcaccggaacactaaatcgcttagcggcacgtctttgtcggcagggtggtaactacccacggccgaagcttcccaacAAACTTACAAAGTATATCTTTACTTAGTAAcgttacattttacttggcaccgacttgctttttagtcgtttatcaaagttttttgtcatttttttttttagtattgttgacattttgtttaataattacaacCCGTGTTAACAAACGGCCGTgcgacagatcagaatatagttgtcaccgttagcaggttagcccgttgccatTTTAGGATACTTATCTGGTCAGTATAGGTAGTCGTAAATGTGGTGACATCGTGAGTCAACCCAATGTGGGCAGAGTTCTCCCCTGTGCCCTCCACGCCTGCGATAGTTCAGCTCAAGTTTGCTTGCACGCCGCAActcccaatgagtatacaaagaagttAACTGACTATACACTCTTAACACTTGGTATAGTAGCAAAAGGGGGGTGATCCGCATCGGATGTCCTACTTTTCGGGGTTGCAAGTTTTGCCAGGCTAAAAAGTGTCGTATGTCTACTTCTGGAATACATGTTATCCCTAATTAAAATAGTgcatttacgtttttttttattagtgccTATTATATCTTTGTCTTTGATCGACCTCAGAGATAATTGCAATTGCAGACTTGGAGCCCTGGTATGTTCCTTGTCGATGGAGTAATGAATGGCTTAGCTACGCCAAAGCCCTTATATAAACGCGgttgaaataaaatagtgaATTCAACTGACAGACAGTCTAATGTCTGAGCGTGGAAAAAACTAcgtaactattccaacgtttttttttgtattactagTCGGAGAGGGGGGATAAACTCACCACGGGGAAGAAGCTCTCAATGAACATCTGAAGCCGGTACTGCACGACCTCCCCATTCAGGATCGGGCAGAAGGTGTTGGTGAAGAAGTTGCAGGTCTTAGAATTCTCCCCAAGGTCGTAGGGGATGTTCACCTCGATGATGAAGTTGAGGGTTGCGGTCGCCAGGGTGGTCATATTGGTGATTGTGCGGGCTGGAATTATCAGTAATTTTATACGTGTGCGAAAATACTTAGTCAAATGTTAAACATGGTGgcttcgaagacgttttagattttatttacttttattttagtacataggttatttttgtttattaataaaattatattaatataaattgaattaaattgtcTTACGAGCTCTGAAGATGACATCGATGACGACGTTTTGCAGCTGCGGCAGTTGACAGGGGGGCTCGGCGCAGCCCTGGACATACGCGTTAATGGGGAGCGGTCCTTGACTGTTGATACCTGCAAACCATATTCATCATCAGGGc
This is a stretch of genomic DNA from Pararge aegeria chromosome 12, ilParAegt1.1, whole genome shotgun sequence. It encodes these proteins:
- the LOC120628258 gene encoding uncharacterized protein LOC120628258, giving the protein MFRLIVVFCAVLVVARAQTTNVNQCINSQGPLPINAYVQGCAEPPCQLPQLQNVVIDVIFRAPRTITNMTTLATATLNFIIEVNIPYDLGENSKTCNFFTNTFCPILNGEVVQYRLQMFIESFFPVGTLATVEFRIVDNDRNREVIWCIRLPIQITPPLPAITNGNEEQNPTPVLVAN